A genomic segment from Cyprinus carpio isolate SPL01 chromosome A4, ASM1834038v1, whole genome shotgun sequence encodes:
- the LOC109059521 gene encoding Fc receptor-like protein 5: MLLMSDFSPSVPRAVLSVSPQTWLTEGDPVTLICEVKGSSTGWTFSWFTVTLSSDYDLLSDSSRGAGGNYTVTSAALKHTGVYVCRAERGEPAYYTQYSNTQLIWVTGVSPPVSLIVSPSRTQHFTSVSLSLSCEDQSNSTGWTVRRYSDRWGLEDCSSSVSGSQTGSSCTIRDTRTEDTGVYWCESESGEKHQPVNITVHSGVILESPVSPVTEGETLTLRCLYKHTTSPNLRADFYKDGSLIQSQTTEMIISTVSKSHKGFYSCKHPEREESPKSWISVTVSHSGSQISVLHTLSSVLAVCPYLLVTVVLIFKCCRMRGKYLFDL, from the exons atgttattaatgagTGATTTCTCACCTTCAGTTCCCAgagcagttttaagtgtttctccacagacgtggttgactgaaggagatccagtgactctgatctgtgaggttAAAGGCTCCTCTACAGGCTGGACATTCAGCTGGTTCACTGTAACTCTCTCATCAG ACTATGATctgctctcagacagcagcagaggagctggaggaaaCTACACTGTCACTTCTGCTGCTCTAAAACACACAGGAGTTTATGTGtgcagagcagagagaggagaACCAGCCTATTACACACAGTACAGCAACACACAGTTAATATGGGTCACTG gtgtttctcctccagtctctctgatcgtcagtcccagcagaactcaacacttcacatctgtctctctctctctgagctgtgaggATCAGAGTAACTCTACTGGATGGACAGTGAGAAGATACAGTGACAGATGGGGGCTGGAAGATTGTTCATCATCAGTGTCTGGATCACAAACAGGATCTTCATGTACAATCAGAGACACCAGAACAGAGGACACTGGAGTGTACTGGTGTgagtctgaatctggagagaaacATCAGcctgttaatatcactgtacact ctggtgtgattctggagagtccTGTTAGTCCTGTGACTGAAGGAGAAACTCTGACTCTACGCtgtttatataaacatacaacCTCACCAAACCTCAGAGCTGATTTCTATAAAGATGGGTCACTCATCCAGAGTCAAACTACAGAGATGATCATCTCTACTGTCTCAAAGTCACACAAGGGTTTCTACTCCTGCAAACACCCAGAGAGAGAAGAGTCACccaagagctggatctcagtcaCAG TGTCTCATTCAGGATCTCAGATCTCTGTCCTCCACACACTCAGTTCTGTACTGGCAGTGTGTCCATATCTGCTCGTGACAGTCGTGCTGATTTTCAAATGCTGCAGGATGAGAGGTAAATATCTGTTTGATTTATAA